In Clostridium ljungdahlii DSM 13528, the genomic window TTCAATAAATACTGTTTTGTAGCTTCAGATAAAGAATCTATTTCCTCTTTGTCCTGAATAACTACAAATCCCCATGGTTCAAGACCTGAACCAGTTGAAGCTTTTGTGCCAAGCTCTATAAGCTTAGTTATAGTTTCTTTAGATATCACTTCATCTGTATATGCTCGAACACTTCTTTTACCGCTAATGCATTCTAAAACTTCCATTTTATTACCCCTTTCAACACCTGTTTTTTAACTCAATCTTCAGATATACAAAGTTTTAATTAATAGTTAAAGTTGAGTTTTTAATAATCAGTATTCTATGTTTCTAATTCCTTTATATGTTATTTTTCTTTTCTTGTCAATAAAAAATACCAGAAAATTTATAGGAATAATTTTTATATATGATTCAAATAATTAAATTAGTAACTATTTTTCAATAAAAGTGAAGGTGATATCAATGATGGGTTATTATGGATATGGAATGATGGGATATGGCTGGGGACTTTTTATGATGATATGTATGATTGCCTTAACAATTCTAGCTGCTATAGCTCTTATACGCTACCTTCATCAATCAAGTAAGCCAAATAACCAACCGTCTGGAAACAATAATGCCTTAAATATACTTAATGAAAGGTATGCCAGAGGAGAACTAACTGAAGAAGAATATAGAAACAAGAAAACACAAATTCAATCATAGTATTATGTAAAAAATACCAGTAAAAATCACCTGGTATTTTTTAATTACATCCATATTATTTCTCTTTCGTCTTT contains:
- a CDS encoding SHOCT domain-containing protein; translation: MMGYYGYGMMGYGWGLFMMICMIALTILAAIALIRYLHQSSKPNNQPSGNNNALNILNERYARGELTEEEYRNKKTQIQS